One segment of Pelecanus crispus isolate bPelCri1 chromosome 2, bPelCri1.pri, whole genome shotgun sequence DNA contains the following:
- the TRHR gene encoding thyrotropin-releasing hormone receptor produces MENGTGDEQNQTGLPLSSQEVVTAEYQVVTILLVLLICGLGIVGNIMVVLVVLRTKHMRTPTNCYLVSLAVADLMVLVAAGLPNITESLCRSWVYGYVGCLCITYLQYLGINASSFSITAFTIERYIAICHPIKAQFLCTFSRAKKIIIFVWTFTSIYCMLWFFLLDLNTVVYKDTTVVSCGYKVSRSYYSPIYMMDFGIFYVVPMVLATVLYGLIARILFLNPIASDPKENSKTWRNDMAHQSKPVNPKMTNRSFNSTIASRRQVTKMLAVVVVLFAFLWMPYRTLVVVNSFLSSPFQENWFLLFCRICIYLNSAINPVIYNLMSQKFRAAFRKLCNCQQKREKKLASYSVALNYNVIKESDHFSTELEDITVTNTYLSSAKLSLGDTCLSSEVTVNAF; encoded by the exons ATGGAGAATGGCACAGGGGATGAGCAGAACCAAACTGGGCTGCCACTATCAAGCCAGGAGGTCGTCACAGCCGAATACCAAGTGGTTACCATCCTCTTAGTCCTCCTCATCTGTGGACTGGGCATTGTGGGCAACATCATGGTGGTTTTGGTGGTCCTCAGAACCAAACACATGAGAACTCCCACTAACTGCTATCTGGTGAGTCTGGCTGTGGCAGATCTCATGGTGCTTGTGGCTGCAGGACTACCCAATATCACAGAAAGCCTGTGTAGATCCTGGGTGTATGGCTATGTGGGGTGTCTCTGCATCACTTATCTCCAGTACCTAGGGATCAAtgcttcttctttttccatcaCTGCCTTCACCATTGAGAGATACATAGCCATCTGCCACCCAATCAAAGCTCAATTCTTATGCACTTTTTCAAGAGCCAAAAAGATCATTATTTTTGTCTGGACTTTCACCTCCATATACTGTATGCTCTGGTTTTTCTTGCTAGACCTTAATACAGTAGTCTACAAAGACACTACTGTTGTGTCCTGTGGCTACAAGGTGTCCAGGAGCTATTACTCTCCTATCTACATGATGGACTTTGGTATATTTTATGTTGTCCCAATGGTATTGGCAACTGTCCTCTATGGCCTGATTGCTAGAATACTGTTCCTGAACCCCATCGCTTCGGACCCAAAAGAAAACTCTAAGACATGGAGGAATGACATGGCTCACCAAAGCAAGCCTGTGAACCCCAAGATGACTAACAGGAGTTTCAATAGCACTATTGCTTCTCGAAGGCAG GTTACCAAGATGTTGGCCGTGGTGGTGGTCCTATTTGCATTTCTATGGATGCCCTACCGCACGCTGGTCGTGGTCAATTCCTTTCTCTCCAGCCCCTTCCAAGAAAACTGGTTCCTGCTCTTTTGCagaatctgtatttatttaaatagtgCCATCAATCCTGTAATTTACAATCTCATGTCCCAGAAATTCAGAGCAGCCTTCAGGAAACTCTGCAACTGCCAGCAGAAACGGGAGAAGAAACTGGCCAGTTACAGTGTGGCCTTAAATTATAATGTCATCAAAGAGTCTGATCACTTCAGCACCGAGCTGGAAGATATTACTGTCACCAATACCTACCTGTCCTCTGCAAAATTGTCCCTTGGTGATACGTGTTTGTCATCTGAGGTAACagttaatgcattttaa